The following proteins are encoded in a genomic region of Natronorubrum halophilum:
- a CDS encoding deoxyuridine 5'-triphosphate nucleotidohydrolase — protein sequence MFRSGAFVAEHVSPTTDEQIQPNGVDLTLDVVFEQLEPGRIGRDGKEVGDRVARPLEELEKKDPDTYYLPEGIYVARYGEQIRIPEGHIGFVYPRSSLMRNSCMLNTAVWDAGYEGRGEGLLQVHHDIEIARGARIAQLVFAEADHEDVYEGSYQGENLE from the coding sequence ATGTTCCGTTCCGGTGCGTTCGTCGCCGAGCACGTCTCGCCGACGACCGACGAGCAGATCCAGCCCAACGGCGTCGATCTCACCCTCGACGTCGTCTTCGAGCAACTCGAGCCGGGTCGCATCGGTCGAGACGGCAAAGAGGTCGGCGACCGCGTCGCCCGCCCGCTCGAGGAACTCGAGAAGAAAGATCCCGACACCTACTACCTGCCCGAGGGGATTTACGTTGCCAGATACGGCGAGCAGATTCGGATCCCCGAGGGACACATCGGCTTCGTCTATCCCCGCTCGTCGCTGATGCGCAACTCGTGTATGTTGAACACGGCGGTCTGGGACGCCGGCTACGAGGGGCGCGGCGAAGGACTGTTGCAGGTTCACCACGACATCGAAATCGCACGCGGTGCTCGGATCGCTCAGTTGGTCTTCGCCGAAGCCGATCACGAGGACGTCTACGAGGGCAGCTATCAGGGCGAGAACCTCGAGTAG
- a CDS encoding zinc-dependent alcohol dehydrogenase: protein MRALTWHGEKDVRVDEVPKPEIVNPTDAIVEITATAICGSDLHLYNGKMPSMREGDVLGHEPMGEVVEVGSEVETLERGDRVVVPFTISCGSCWFCETEQYSLCDNSNPNAEMARKMMGHSPAGLFGYSHMLGGYAGGQAEYLRVPYADVGPINVDSGLPDEQVLFLSDVFPTGYMAAENADIEEEDTVAVWGCGPVGQFAIQSAWMLGAGRVVAIDRVQERLEMARSHGDSETIDYENEDVYDRLMAMTGGRGPDRCIDAVGTEAHGTGLDGMSDRVKTGLKLQDDRPYVLREAIKCCRKGGTLSVPGVYLGRTNIPFGSVMNKALTVKTGQTHMQRYLDPLLETIEDGEIDPSFILTHRADLEDGPDLYETFNEKDDECIKVMLTP from the coding sequence ATGCGAGCGCTCACCTGGCACGGCGAGAAGGACGTCCGCGTCGACGAGGTTCCGAAACCCGAGATCGTCAATCCGACCGACGCGATCGTCGAGATCACGGCCACCGCGATCTGTGGCTCCGACCTCCACCTCTATAACGGCAAGATGCCGTCGATGCGGGAGGGCGACGTGCTCGGCCACGAGCCGATGGGCGAGGTCGTCGAGGTCGGCAGCGAGGTCGAGACGCTGGAACGGGGCGATCGCGTCGTCGTGCCCTTTACGATCAGTTGTGGCTCGTGTTGGTTCTGCGAGACCGAGCAGTACTCGCTCTGTGACAACTCGAACCCGAACGCCGAGATGGCTCGCAAGATGATGGGGCACTCGCCGGCCGGCCTATTCGGCTACTCGCACATGCTGGGCGGCTACGCCGGCGGGCAGGCGGAGTACCTCCGGGTCCCCTACGCCGACGTCGGGCCGATCAACGTCGACTCCGGCCTGCCCGACGAGCAGGTGCTCTTCCTCTCCGACGTCTTCCCGACGGGGTACATGGCCGCCGAGAACGCCGATATCGAGGAGGAGGACACCGTCGCGGTCTGGGGCTGCGGCCCGGTCGGACAGTTCGCCATCCAGAGCGCCTGGATGCTCGGGGCCGGCCGCGTAGTCGCCATCGACCGCGTTCAAGAACGACTGGAAATGGCCCGCTCGCACGGCGATTCGGAAACCATCGACTACGAGAACGAGGACGTTTACGATCGGCTAATGGCGATGACCGGCGGTCGCGGGCCCGACCGGTGCATCGACGCGGTCGGAACCGAGGCCCACGGCACGGGTCTCGACGGGATGTCCGATCGGGTGAAAACGGGGCTGAAACTGCAGGACGATCGGCCGTACGTGCTTCGAGAGGCGATCAAGTGCTGCCGGAAGGGCGGCACGCTCTCGGTCCCCGGCGTCTATCTCGGGCGGACGAACATCCCCTTCGGATCGGTGATGAACAAAGCCCTGACGGTGAAGACGGGACAGACGCACATGCAGCGCTACCTCGATCCGCTCTTAGAAACGATCGAGGACGGCGAGATCGACCCGTCGTTCATCCTCACTCATCGGGCCGATCTCGAGGACGGACCGGACCTGTACGAGACGTTCAACGAGAAGGACGACGAGTGCATCAAAGTGATGTTGACGCCCTAG
- a CDS encoding HpcH/HpaI aldolase family protein: MATSPRTNLLRRTLADDDVALGVLESTYNPSLVEFYGELGLDFVWIDLEHAGPSPWDGERLEELLRAADVTGTELLVRLPKPDPGMVRKALDAGVRSLFVSRIETADDVRRAVQAARFRYDDGPGKRGFAAPRASRWGTTDDYADTEDEEVVVGVTIENPTAVANLDEILAVPELGFVFAGPLDLAVSTGHPGEPTHEDVEELVEEIREAALEGDVPLGGLGFGMADVNEKASSGYQLLNLGSTTGALQGVVQSWLDEYEER, translated from the coding sequence ATGGCGACCTCACCGCGAACCAACCTTCTCCGACGCACGCTCGCAGACGACGACGTCGCGCTCGGCGTCCTCGAGAGCACGTACAATCCCTCTCTCGTCGAGTTCTACGGCGAACTCGGGCTGGACTTCGTCTGGATCGATCTGGAACACGCCGGGCCGAGCCCGTGGGACGGCGAGCGACTGGAGGAACTGCTTCGGGCCGCGGACGTGACCGGGACGGAACTGCTCGTTCGGTTGCCGAAACCCGATCCGGGGATGGTGCGGAAAGCGCTGGATGCCGGCGTTCGATCCCTGTTCGTCTCCCGAATCGAGACGGCTGACGACGTCCGCCGGGCGGTTCAGGCGGCGCGATTTCGGTACGACGACGGTCCCGGAAAGCGAGGGTTCGCGGCCCCGCGTGCGAGTCGGTGGGGAACGACCGACGACTACGCCGACACTGAGGACGAGGAAGTCGTCGTCGGCGTGACGATCGAGAACCCGACGGCGGTGGCGAATCTGGACGAGATCCTCGCGGTCCCCGAACTGGGATTCGTCTTCGCCGGGCCGCTCGATCTCGCCGTGTCGACGGGGCATCCCGGAGAGCCGACCCACGAAGACGTCGAGGAACTGGTCGAGGAGATTCGGGAGGCGGCGCTCGAGGGCGACGTCCCCCTCGGCGGCCTCGGGTTCGGAATGGCGGACGTCAACGAGAAGGCGTCGTCGGGATATCAGCTACTGAACCTCGGGAGCACCACCGGCGCGTTGCAGGGCGTGGTGCAGTCGTGGCTCGACGAGTACGAAGAGCGATAA
- the gnd gene encoding phosphogluconate dehydrogenase (NAD(+)-dependent, decarboxylating), with the protein MQVGVIGLGRMGQIVVDRALEAGHDVVAFDLEPEAVATAADAGAEPADSIADLVDRLGTEKRIWLMVPAGGAVDATLEELEGHLTDDDIVVDGGNSYFEDSVRRAETCAAAYLDCGTSGGPAGAELGFSLMVGGPEWAYDELAPVFDAVATGPDGHERMGPAGSGHYVKMIHNGVEYALMQTYGEGFELLHEGRYDLDLENVASVWNNGAVIRSWLLELCEEAFREEGADLGDVADRIEGGSTGTWTVQEALEQEVPLPLIYTALSERFGSRADDGRFSRRLANRLRYGFGRHEVPRRE; encoded by the coding sequence ATGCAAGTGGGCGTAATCGGACTCGGACGCATGGGACAGATCGTCGTCGATCGCGCGCTCGAAGCGGGCCACGACGTCGTCGCCTTCGACCTCGAGCCGGAAGCCGTCGCGACGGCCGCCGACGCGGGTGCCGAGCCGGCCGATTCGATCGCGGATCTGGTGGACCGACTCGGGACGGAAAAACGCATCTGGCTCATGGTGCCCGCGGGCGGAGCCGTCGACGCGACGCTCGAGGAACTCGAGGGTCACCTGACCGACGACGATATCGTCGTCGACGGCGGGAACTCCTACTTCGAGGACTCCGTTCGGCGGGCGGAAACCTGTGCTGCAGCCTATCTCGACTGCGGGACCTCGGGCGGCCCCGCGGGCGCGGAACTCGGCTTTTCGCTCATGGTCGGCGGCCCCGAGTGGGCCTACGACGAGCTCGCACCCGTCTTCGATGCCGTCGCAACCGGCCCTGACGGCCACGAGCGAATGGGGCCTGCGGGCTCGGGCCACTACGTGAAGATGATCCACAACGGGGTCGAGTACGCGCTGATGCAGACCTACGGCGAGGGATTCGAACTGCTCCACGAGGGCCGGTACGACCTCGACCTGGAGAACGTGGCGTCGGTCTGGAACAACGGGGCGGTGATTCGCTCGTGGCTGCTCGAGCTCTGCGAGGAAGCCTTCCGCGAGGAAGGGGCGGACCTCGGCGACGTCGCGGATCGCATCGAAGGCGGTTCGACTGGGACCTGGACCGTTCAGGAGGCTCTCGAACAGGAGGTCCCGCTCCCGCTGATCTACACGGCGCTCTCCGAGCGCTTCGGCTCGCGGGCCGACGACGGCCGGTTCTCGCGGCGACTGGCGAACCGACTCCGGTACGGCTTCGGTCGACACGAAGTCCCGCGACGGGAGTAA
- a CDS encoding HalOD1 output domain-containing protein: MNASRSTTVAMTDDQQPSMAVVDLIAQVDGIDPLDLEPLYHAVDPEHLDTLCTSSAGFSTLEFVYADHTVTVERSDDGLEISLEPVTIGGDSSHGVADSGPSA; encoded by the coding sequence ATGAACGCATCCCGTTCGACGACAGTAGCGATGACCGACGACCAGCAACCAAGTATGGCCGTCGTCGATCTCATCGCTCAGGTAGACGGAATCGATCCGCTCGACCTCGAGCCGCTCTATCACGCCGTCGATCCCGAACATCTCGACACGCTCTGTACGTCCAGCGCCGGTTTTTCGACGCTCGAGTTCGTATACGCGGACCACACGGTCACCGTCGAACGATCCGACGACGGACTCGAGATTTCGCTCGAGCCGGTGACGATCGGCGGCGATAGCTCCCACGGCGTCGCCGATAGCGGCCCATCGGCGTAA
- a CDS encoding copper resistance protein CopD, with protein MVDTFLAQTIHLVFAAIWAGSVFYVTFVILPLARDGAFNTTKPLEVISGKLTTISRVSALVLLASGGHLAGTRYTSESLFNTTNGHLVLGMVALWAVLAGLIEIGGKQLEAGLNGKKLREPASDVLSLYRAASVVAIALLVVGGMITTNVTRLV; from the coding sequence ATGGTTGATACGTTCCTCGCCCAGACGATTCACCTCGTATTCGCCGCGATCTGGGCTGGAAGCGTCTTCTACGTCACGTTCGTCATCTTGCCGCTTGCCAGGGACGGTGCGTTCAACACGACGAAACCCCTCGAGGTCATCTCGGGAAAGCTTACGACGATTTCCCGCGTGAGCGCCCTCGTCTTGCTCGCCTCGGGCGGCCATCTCGCCGGAACGCGATACACCTCCGAGAGCCTCTTCAACACGACCAACGGGCACCTCGTGCTCGGGATGGTCGCACTCTGGGCGGTTCTGGCCGGACTCATCGAGATCGGCGGAAAGCAACTCGAGGCGGGGCTCAACGGCAAGAAATTACGCGAACCGGCGAGCGATGTCCTGTCGCTCTATCGGGCGGCATCGGTCGTCGCCATCGCCTTGCTCGTGGTCGGTGGGATGATCACGACGAACGTGACGCGACTCGTGTAG
- a CDS encoding SRPBCC family protein, whose translation MFSYSLDTAADEWSDRTRDPALSRSDSDLSRWKRIGAGAVGGALVAFGLGRRSLGGAAIALVGGWMAYRAVGARSEGSTGAETVAESITIGKPADELSEFARDAANLNRLVGPFADVTALEADRHRWTVHESPDQRLSWETRLVEDRPGDRLRWEPADGTALIDGWSMSFRPAPGDRGTEVTLEVGFAPPGGSLGTAVIEKLDVVPESLVGGVLDRFKSLAETGEIPTTEGNPSARGRGDLL comes from the coding sequence ATGTTCAGTTACTCGCTCGATACGGCGGCTGACGAATGGTCGGATCGGACGCGGGACCCGGCGCTCTCGAGGTCGGACTCCGATCTCTCTCGGTGGAAACGGATCGGCGCTGGCGCGGTCGGCGGCGCGCTCGTGGCGTTCGGCCTCGGACGGCGCTCGCTCGGCGGGGCGGCGATCGCGCTCGTCGGCGGCTGGATGGCCTACCGAGCCGTCGGCGCCCGTTCCGAGGGCTCCACCGGCGCGGAGACGGTCGCGGAGTCGATCACGATCGGTAAACCGGCGGACGAACTGTCGGAGTTCGCCCGCGACGCGGCGAACCTGAATCGCCTCGTCGGTCCGTTCGCGGACGTTACCGCGCTCGAGGCGGATCGCCACCGCTGGACCGTCCACGAGTCGCCCGATCAGCGCCTGTCGTGGGAAACCCGCCTCGTGGAGGATCGCCCCGGCGACCGCCTCCGCTGGGAACCGGCGGACGGGACGGCGTTGATCGACGGCTGGTCGATGTCCTTTCGGCCGGCCCCGGGTGACCGGGGGACCGAAGTGACGCTCGAGGTCGGCTTCGCTCCGCCGGGTGGTTCGCTCGGCACCGCGGTGATCGAGAAACTCGACGTCGTTCCCGAGTCGCTCGTCGGCGGCGTACTCGACCGATTCAAGAGCCTCGCCGAGACGGGGGAGATCCCGACGACCGAAGGGAACCCGTCGGCCCGCGGCCGGGGTGATCTGCTGTGA
- a CDS encoding metal-dependent hydrolase encodes MMATTHVFAGLAVVAPVAYQVPEFALSLAVGAILGGFAPDFDLVLVHRRTFHYPIGGLAVAVPAVAIAIEFPSSVTTALAAFAVAAWLHAASDAIGGGPEMDPWNDRSERAVYDHVRGRWIRPRRWIRYDGAPEDAALAVALAVPALVVFGGWIRTVVLGGVTLSLAYALFRRRLVAWVPDWLE; translated from the coding sequence ATGATGGCGACCACGCACGTCTTCGCCGGGCTCGCCGTCGTCGCTCCCGTCGCGTATCAGGTCCCCGAATTCGCACTGTCGCTCGCGGTCGGTGCGATCCTCGGCGGGTTCGCGCCGGATTTCGACCTCGTGCTCGTCCATCGACGAACGTTCCACTACCCGATCGGCGGGCTCGCGGTCGCCGTTCCGGCCGTCGCGATTGCGATCGAATTCCCCTCGAGCGTCACGACAGCGCTCGCGGCGTTCGCCGTCGCCGCGTGGCTTCACGCCGCCAGCGACGCGATCGGCGGCGGTCCCGAGATGGACCCGTGGAACGACCGGAGCGAGCGGGCGGTGTACGACCACGTCCGCGGACGGTGGATCCGGCCCCGACGCTGGATCCGGTACGACGGTGCACCCGAGGATGCCGCCCTCGCCGTCGCGCTCGCCGTCCCCGCACTGGTCGTCTTCGGGGGGTGGATTCGCACCGTCGTGCTCGGCGGCGTCACCCTGTCGCTCGCCTACGCCCTGTTCCGGCGACGACTGGTGGCGTGGGTTCCCGACTGGCTCGAGTGA
- a CDS encoding aconitate hydratase, with the protein MGQTLTEKILDDHLVEGELETGEEIGIEIDQVLTQDTTGTMVWLQFEAMGLDEVQTEIAAQYCDHQTYQFDFKNTDDHRFLRSAAGTYGAHFSRPGNGICHNVHRENFAAPGKTLLGSDSHTPTPGGIGELAIGSGGIDVTVAMGGAPYYIEMPEIVSVRLEGELPEWATAKDVILELLRRLSVKGGVGKILEYTGPGVETLTAPERMTITNMGTELGATTSIFPTDHQTEDYLERVGRGDEYVELQPDDDADYDDEIVVDLSDLEPLIAQPSMPDKVVPVSEVEGESVEQVIVGSCTNGGYEDILPVAKMLEGRETSMETETIVAPGSKQASEMLAREGWVAEMMAAGVNFSEATCGACIGIGHVPSSDSVSLRTFNRNFEGRSGIEDDNVYLCSPEVAAAASLKGEIIDPRNLADELDDLEAPGVELPDEYDGSKTDLIAPDEAVDDELIKGPNIGDVPLKDQLDSDISGEALLKMEDNITTDHIIPATQDILMYRSNVPKLSEFTLSRVDDTFAQRALEADGGFLVAGENYGQGSSREHAALCPMYLGIEGVLAQSFARIHRANLFNFGIVPLTIDEDTYENIDQGDEIEIVDDVYDAVTSGQEEFTVRVGDEEYTATLDASERERAILAAGGKLAWTKEQAEGGSGATPADD; encoded by the coding sequence ATGGGACAAACACTCACCGAGAAGATTCTTGACGATCACCTCGTCGAGGGCGAACTCGAAACCGGCGAGGAGATCGGTATCGAGATCGACCAGGTGCTTACTCAGGACACGACTGGGACCATGGTTTGGCTCCAGTTCGAAGCGATGGGACTGGACGAGGTCCAGACCGAGATCGCAGCCCAGTACTGCGATCACCAGACCTACCAGTTCGACTTTAAGAACACCGACGACCACCGTTTCCTCCGCTCTGCAGCCGGCACATACGGCGCACATTTCTCTCGCCCCGGCAACGGTATCTGTCACAACGTTCACCGCGAAAACTTCGCCGCACCCGGCAAGACCCTGCTGGGTTCGGACAGCCACACGCCGACCCCCGGCGGGATCGGCGAACTCGCCATCGGCTCCGGCGGGATCGACGTCACCGTCGCCATGGGCGGCGCACCCTACTACATCGAGATGCCCGAGATCGTCAGCGTTCGCCTCGAGGGCGAACTCCCCGAGTGGGCCACCGCGAAGGACGTCATCTTGGAGCTGCTCCGTCGCCTCTCCGTCAAAGGCGGCGTCGGCAAGATCCTCGAGTACACGGGTCCGGGTGTCGAGACGCTCACCGCACCCGAGCGCATGACGATCACCAACATGGGCACGGAACTCGGCGCGACCACCTCGATCTTCCCGACCGACCACCAGACCGAGGATTACCTAGAGCGCGTCGGCCGCGGCGACGAGTACGTCGAACTCCAGCCCGACGACGACGCCGACTACGACGACGAAATCGTCGTCGACCTCTCCGACCTCGAGCCGCTGATCGCCCAGCCCTCGATGCCGGACAAGGTCGTTCCCGTCAGCGAAGTCGAAGGCGAGTCCGTCGAGCAGGTCATCGTCGGCTCCTGTACCAACGGCGGCTACGAGGACATCCTCCCCGTCGCCAAGATGCTCGAGGGTCGCGAGACCTCGATGGAGACCGAGACGATCGTCGCCCCCGGCTCCAAACAAGCGAGTGAAATGCTCGCCCGCGAGGGCTGGGTCGCGGAGATGATGGCCGCCGGCGTCAACTTCTCCGAGGCGACCTGCGGTGCGTGTATCGGTATCGGTCACGTCCCGTCCTCCGATTCCGTCTCGCTGCGAACGTTCAACCGCAACTTCGAGGGTCGCTCCGGAATCGAAGACGACAACGTCTATCTCTGTTCGCCGGAGGTCGCCGCCGCCGCGTCGCTCAAGGGCGAAATCATCGACCCACGGAACCTCGCCGACGAACTCGACGATCTCGAGGCCCCCGGCGTCGAACTCCCCGACGAGTACGACGGCTCCAAGACGGACCTCATCGCCCCCGACGAGGCCGTCGACGACGAACTCATCAAGGGGCCGAACATCGGCGACGTCCCGCTGAAAGACCAGCTGGATTCGGACATCTCCGGCGAGGCGCTCCTGAAGATGGAGGACAACATCACGACCGATCACATCATCCCGGCGACCCAGGACATCCTGATGTACCGGTCGAACGTCCCCAAACTCTCCGAGTTCACCCTCTCGCGCGTCGACGACACCTTCGCCCAGCGCGCCCTCGAGGCCGACGGCGGATTCCTCGTCGCGGGCGAGAACTACGGCCAGGGCTCCTCGCGAGAACACGCCGCCCTCTGTCCGATGTATCTGGGCATCGAGGGCGTCCTCGCACAGAGCTTCGCCCGGATCCACCGCGCGAACCTCTTTAACTTCGGGATCGTCCCGCTGACGATCGACGAGGACACCTACGAGAACATCGATCAGGGCGACGAAATCGAGATCGTCGACGACGTCTACGACGCCGTCACGAGCGGACAGGAGGAGTTCACCGTCCGCGTCGGCGACGAGGAGTACACCGCGACGCTGGACGCCTCCGAACGCGAGCGCGCAATCCTCGCTGCCGGCGGCAAGCTCGCGTGGACGAAAGAGCAGGCCGAAGGCGGCAGCGGAGCGACGCCCGCCGACGACTGA
- a CDS encoding thiol-disulfide oxidoreductase DCC family protein produces MTQPTLVYDDDCGFCTWWADYFDERTNVRIVGFSDLPDHPDLRERLPEYYEECSHFVTDDRVYSCGASIEEALRRYDRDGPVREGIDFLRNFEDYERVREWGYRRVADNRDKWGQIMSKTPPARRDRQSDQDR; encoded by the coding sequence ATGACCCAGCCAACGCTCGTCTACGACGACGACTGCGGCTTCTGTACGTGGTGGGCCGACTACTTCGACGAGCGGACGAACGTCCGCATCGTCGGCTTCAGCGACCTGCCCGACCATCCCGACCTCCGCGAGCGACTGCCCGAGTACTACGAGGAGTGCTCGCATTTCGTAACCGACGACCGCGTCTACTCCTGTGGCGCGTCGATCGAGGAGGCGCTGCGCCGCTACGACCGCGACGGCCCCGTGCGCGAGGGGATCGACTTCCTCCGGAATTTCGAGGACTACGAGCGCGTCCGCGAATGGGGGTATCGCCGCGTCGCTGACAACCGCGACAAGTGGGGCCAAATCATGTCGAAGACGCCGCCGGCGCGCCGAGACCGACAGTCGGATCAGGATCGGTGA
- a CDS encoding cupin domain-containing protein — MQTIRLPRVSSTRSSVRYAVQLVARAIDITRYVLEPGERFSGSVHAHFDQEEVFVVLEGEATFETRASGDDRTEITVSENEAIRFAPGEFQSGRNASDEPVVALALGAPRESEDVHLSRISVLDDRTIECPDCETNHMRISRAEAADFECPACDATFALDPE, encoded by the coding sequence CTGCAGACCATTCGGCTTCCTCGTGTCTCTTCTACACGCTCGAGTGTTCGATACGCAGTCCAACTGGTCGCTCGAGCGATCGACATCACCCGCTACGTCCTCGAGCCGGGCGAGCGATTCAGCGGCTCGGTACACGCCCACTTCGACCAGGAGGAGGTGTTCGTCGTCCTCGAGGGCGAGGCCACGTTCGAGACTCGAGCGAGCGGCGACGACCGAACCGAAATCACGGTGAGCGAAAACGAGGCGATCCGGTTCGCCCCCGGCGAGTTCCAGTCCGGGCGCAACGCTAGCGACGAACCGGTCGTCGCACTGGCCCTCGGCGCGCCCCGCGAGAGCGAGGACGTCCATCTCTCTCGAATATCCGTCCTCGACGACAGGACCATCGAGTGCCCCGACTGCGAGACGAACCACATGCGAATCTCGAGGGCCGAGGCCGCCGACTTCGAGTGTCCTGCGTGCGACGCGACGTTCGCGTTGGACCCCGAGTAG
- a CDS encoding lipase maturation factor family protein — MFHGEEFWLVRFLFQRGLALLFLLAFLVAAFQFRPLAGEDGLLPLEWYAEGGSVRERPSLFYFVPSDRAIGICAWTGVGLSTLALAGVPYWLPEPYPTPVSMVLWAAMWFLYLSFVNAGQTFYGYGWESMLLETGFLAIFLGAGAVSPPAIVFLLLQWVLFRNMFGAGLIKLRGDACWRDLSCMNYHYETQPIPNPLSWYVHHRSDRFHRVETFGNHVVELAVSFLYFAPQPASALAGAATIGFMGWLMLTGNFAWLNALTIVLAIATFSDGVLEAVLPVSAIEAVLPVSSPDPVATPLYLEGAAVVVAVIVIAMSVRPVANMLSESQTMNTAFDPLHLVNTYGAFGSVTRDRYEIVIEGTTDGRIDEETDWEAYRFKGKPTDPGRRPPQIALYHLRLDWQLWFAAMAPTPRRHPWFPRFLATLLEGDESIRGLLAEDPFAGREEGPTHVRATRYRYRYTTPEERAETGDWWRRERVRTYVEPVTPEDLRIRGPGL; from the coding sequence ATGTTCCACGGCGAGGAGTTCTGGCTCGTTCGCTTCCTCTTCCAGCGAGGGCTCGCGCTCTTATTTCTGCTGGCGTTTCTCGTCGCGGCGTTTCAGTTCCGTCCGCTGGCCGGCGAGGACGGCCTGTTGCCCCTCGAGTGGTACGCCGAGGGCGGGTCCGTTCGCGAGCGGCCGAGTCTCTTCTACTTCGTCCCGAGCGACCGGGCGATCGGGATCTGCGCGTGGACGGGAGTCGGACTGTCGACACTCGCGCTGGCGGGCGTTCCGTACTGGCTCCCGGAGCCGTATCCGACGCCGGTCTCGATGGTGCTGTGGGCTGCGATGTGGTTCCTGTACCTCTCCTTCGTCAACGCTGGCCAGACCTTCTACGGCTACGGCTGGGAGTCGATGCTCCTCGAGACCGGCTTCCTCGCGATTTTTCTGGGTGCCGGCGCGGTATCGCCGCCCGCGATCGTCTTCTTGCTCCTGCAGTGGGTGCTATTTCGGAACATGTTCGGTGCGGGCCTGATCAAACTCCGCGGGGATGCGTGCTGGCGCGATCTCTCGTGTATGAACTACCACTACGAGACGCAGCCGATTCCCAACCCCCTGAGCTGGTACGTCCACCACCGATCGGATCGCTTTCACCGCGTCGAGACGTTCGGGAACCACGTCGTCGAACTCGCGGTTTCGTTTCTGTACTTCGCGCCACAACCTGCATCAGCGCTGGCGGGTGCGGCGACGATCGGCTTCATGGGCTGGCTGATGCTCACCGGGAACTTCGCCTGGCTGAACGCGCTGACGATCGTCCTCGCGATCGCGACGTTCAGCGACGGCGTCCTCGAGGCCGTACTTCCCGTCTCCGCGATCGAGGCCGTACTGCCGGTTTCGTCGCCGGACCCGGTAGCCACGCCGCTGTATCTCGAGGGGGCGGCGGTCGTGGTCGCGGTGATCGTGATCGCCATGAGCGTCCGCCCGGTCGCGAACATGCTCTCGGAGAGCCAGACCATGAACACCGCCTTCGATCCGCTACACCTGGTGAACACCTACGGTGCGTTCGGTTCGGTGACGCGGGATCGCTACGAAATCGTGATCGAAGGGACGACGGACGGGCGGATCGACGAGGAGACCGATTGGGAGGCGTATCGGTTCAAAGGGAAGCCGACCGATCCCGGGCGGCGGCCGCCACAGATCGCGCTGTATCACCTGCGCTTGGACTGGCAGCTGTGGTTCGCCGCCATGGCACCGACGCCGCGTCGACACCCCTGGTTTCCGCGATTTCTGGCGACGTTGCTCGAGGGAGACGAGTCGATACGCGGCCTGCTGGCCGAGGACCCGTTCGCCGGGCGGGAGGAGGGGCCAACGCACGTTCGGGCGACTCGGTACCGGTACCGGTACACGACGCCCGAAGAGCGAGCCGAGACCGGGGACTGGTGGCGTCGAGAGCGGGTGAGGACGTACGTCGAGCCGGTGACGCCCGAGGACTTGCGGATTCGCGGTCCGGGGCTGTAA